One genomic segment of Catalinimonas alkaloidigena includes these proteins:
- a CDS encoding DUF4136 domain-containing protein, translating to MKFLSILSALLISTPLVYGQEREVFDKVLDDAALDEYQTYAIGDAFTGPENKEWVKYSSLLNNMVENSVVYEFDTYNYDMMNADAELLVNFMIFDEAYDDKIGYMPGFRLENESGFDETILDKLGDGSLVISITDISEGKTIWSGFVPNAVQSDASLREQQKDIRQSVNDAMEVFIAKTNFADASENRFEMATEPVNDVDPDEDDSNNER from the coding sequence ATGAAGTTTTTAAGCATATTGTCAGCACTATTGATTTCCACACCATTAGTATACGGACAAGAACGTGAGGTATTTGACAAAGTACTGGATGATGCGGCTCTGGACGAGTACCAAACTTATGCAATTGGCGATGCGTTTACAGGACCAGAAAATAAAGAGTGGGTAAAGTATAGTTCTTTATTGAATAATATGGTTGAAAATTCAGTAGTATATGAGTTTGATACCTATAATTATGATATGATGAACGCAGATGCTGAGCTACTCGTCAATTTTATGATTTTTGATGAAGCTTATGATGATAAAATAGGTTATATGCCAGGCTTCAGACTAGAAAATGAATCTGGTTTTGATGAAACAATTTTAGACAAGCTAGGTGATGGAAGTCTAGTAATCAGCATTACTGATATCTCTGAAGGAAAAACCATATGGAGTGGATTTGTTCCCAATGCGGTACAAAGTGATGCTTCATTAAGAGAGCAACAAAAAGATATACGTCAGTCAGTAAATGACGCCATGGAGGTATTTATCGCGAAAACAAATTTTGCAGATGCTTCAGAAAATCGTTTTGAAATGGCAACTGAACCCGTAAATGATGTTGATCCCGACGAAGACGATAGTAACAATGAACGATAA
- a CDS encoding glycoside hydrolase family 5 protein, giving the protein MKRIFPHSGLSRRNFIKNSAALGVGLGFTGTSAFASSFNKIQNVLPRWRGFNLLDFFSPDPDNSRPQTKEDYFRWMSDWGFDFVRIPMAYPTYLDIDHSQKITPEQVYHIDVQRVDRISSLIDLAHKYNLHVSLNLHRAPGYCVNAGFYEPYNLWKDQEALEAFCFHWNMWATRYKNTSSDKISFDLVNEPSMREDMNDQHSRRSSVPGELYRKVAKAASATIRKANPNHLVIADGNDVGTSVIPEITDLNIAQSCRGYYPGIISHYKAPWANKDPDSLPEPKWPGTIEFTVQDSTGQEVKKPMVLKREMLETFYQPWIELVKSGVGVHCGECGCWNKTPHDVFLAWFDDVLDILTTHNIGYGIWEFSGSFGLLDSGREDVDYEDWYGHKLDRKMLDLLMKH; this is encoded by the coding sequence ATGAAAAGAATTTTTCCCCATTCCGGTTTAAGCCGCCGTAATTTTATCAAAAACTCCGCTGCACTAGGAGTTGGATTGGGTTTTACCGGTACTTCAGCTTTTGCCTCATCTTTCAATAAAATTCAAAATGTTCTACCCCGCTGGAGGGGTTTTAACCTGCTGGATTTCTTTTCTCCTGATCCTGACAATTCAAGGCCTCAGACCAAAGAAGATTATTTCCGCTGGATGTCTGACTGGGGATTTGATTTCGTAAGAATTCCGATGGCATATCCTACCTATCTTGATATTGACCATAGCCAGAAAATCACACCTGAACAGGTGTATCACATTGATGTACAAAGAGTAGATCGGATTTCCAGCTTAATTGACTTAGCGCATAAGTACAATCTGCATGTCAGCCTGAATTTACACCGGGCACCCGGCTATTGTGTCAACGCCGGTTTTTATGAGCCCTACAACCTTTGGAAAGATCAGGAAGCGCTGGAAGCCTTTTGTTTTCATTGGAACATGTGGGCCACGCGCTACAAAAATACTTCTTCGGATAAGATCAGTTTTGACCTGGTGAATGAACCCAGCATGCGGGAAGATATGAACGACCAGCACTCTCGCCGTAGTTCTGTACCGGGTGAACTTTACCGCAAAGTTGCCAAAGCAGCTTCAGCAACCATTCGTAAAGCTAATCCTAATCACCTGGTCATCGCAGATGGTAATGATGTGGGTACCAGTGTGATTCCTGAAATCACTGACCTGAACATAGCACAGAGCTGTCGCGGTTACTATCCCGGAATTATTTCTCACTACAAGGCTCCCTGGGCTAATAAAGACCCTGATAGCTTACCGGAGCCTAAATGGCCGGGTACAATAGAGTTTACGGTTCAGGATAGCACCGGCCAAGAGGTTAAGAAACCTATGGTTTTGAAAAGAGAGATGCTGGAGACTTTTTACCAGCCCTGGATTGAATTGGTAAAAAGCGGTGTAGGCGTACACTGTGGTGAATGTGGCTGCTGGAATAAGACTCCTCACGATGTTTTCCTGGCCTGGTTTGACGATGTGCTGGACATACTTACCACCCATAACATAGGCTATGGTATCTGGGAGTTCAGCGGCAGCTTCGGCTTACTGGATTCTGGTCGTGAAGATGTAGATTATGAAGACTGGTACGGACACAAGCTAGATAGAAAAATGCTTGACCTTTTGATGAAACATTAA
- a CDS encoding PVC-type heme-binding CxxCH protein, protein MKRRTLFSVIITILGISIIFFSFISSGSISLFDEHKTMPIPDSVLFHAAPVLSPEEALQSFQLEDGFRLELVASEPLIQDPVAMTFDSKGRIWVAEMQSYMPDVEGNGEDQPTGRIVILEDTDDDGRMDQSKVFLDGLVLPRVIRMVDNGIVYAEPPNLWFVENNNDKAGKKVLIDSVYAVGGNVEHQPNGMLRAMDNWYYNAKSRARYRYDAQSKVWEKQETEFRGQWGIAQDDYGRLFYNTNSNQLRGDLVPPNMMNRNPHMNPEQSVNVEIASDQKVYPIRPNRGINRGYKDEMLDEQGRLTRFTAASGPVIYRGDQFPEEYHANAFVPEPSGNLVKRNILAEEGAYISAKPAYEGKEFLASTDERFRPVSMYNGPDGNLYLVDMYRGIIQHETYVTDYLREQILSRGLEKPIGLGRIYRIVHEKSWFDEFVDVFEGNENTDLNQVSDEELLEYLSHPNGWWRDEAQRLLVERKAAVIPQLKALVKEGNAVTQMHALWSLEGLQQTHPEIIKLGLQSEDIKVKTTAIRIGERNVHTPFADETLRIYKGLAAHDSQQIQLQLALSLGEYLQYDSPTVLPLLRDIALTYGEDPLIREALVSSTYGKEKEYQAMIAKSNSDDNEILNALGEVIANAELSRQMKGKAFSKSEKEQFVLGKSLYEHTCSGCHQENGKGVTPIAPPLDGSEWVTGSEERLILVALHGLQGPVTVKGKVYQEPMVQPIMPGLKANPEFTDKKLAAVLTYIRNSWSNAADPVKPGTVKKLREQTIGRKDPYTEQEFIP, encoded by the coding sequence ATGAAAAGAAGAACATTATTTTCAGTGATTATTACCATTCTTGGCATCTCTATCATTTTCTTTTCTTTCATCAGTTCCGGTAGCATTTCACTTTTTGACGAGCATAAAACCATGCCGATTCCGGATTCTGTGCTGTTTCATGCCGCACCCGTGCTAAGTCCTGAGGAAGCTTTACAATCCTTTCAGTTGGAAGATGGCTTTCGTTTAGAGCTGGTTGCCAGTGAACCACTCATACAGGATCCTGTAGCCATGACTTTTGACAGCAAAGGCCGCATTTGGGTTGCTGAAATGCAAAGTTACATGCCGGATGTTGAGGGAAATGGGGAAGATCAGCCTACTGGTAGGATTGTCATATTGGAAGATACAGATGATGATGGCCGCATGGATCAATCTAAAGTGTTTCTGGATGGATTGGTACTGCCGCGTGTGATCAGAATGGTAGACAATGGGATCGTTTATGCGGAGCCTCCCAATCTGTGGTTTGTTGAAAATAACAACGATAAAGCAGGTAAGAAAGTCCTGATAGACTCTGTCTATGCTGTTGGAGGGAATGTAGAGCATCAGCCAAACGGAATGCTGAGGGCTATGGACAACTGGTATTATAACGCAAAATCCAGAGCTCGTTATCGGTATGATGCTCAATCCAAAGTATGGGAAAAACAGGAAACAGAATTTAGAGGACAGTGGGGTATTGCACAGGATGATTATGGAAGACTCTTCTACAATACCAATTCCAACCAGCTGAGAGGAGACCTCGTGCCCCCGAATATGATGAATAGAAATCCACATATGAATCCCGAACAGAGCGTTAATGTGGAAATCGCCAGTGACCAGAAGGTATATCCTATCCGTCCTAACCGGGGTATCAACAGAGGGTATAAAGATGAGATGCTCGATGAGCAGGGGAGATTAACACGATTTACCGCTGCCAGCGGCCCGGTAATTTATCGTGGAGACCAGTTTCCAGAAGAATATCACGCTAATGCATTTGTACCAGAGCCTTCAGGTAATCTGGTCAAAAGAAATATTTTAGCAGAAGAGGGGGCATACATTTCAGCAAAACCTGCATATGAGGGTAAAGAGTTTCTGGCTTCAACCGACGAACGTTTCCGGCCGGTAAGTATGTATAATGGTCCTGATGGCAATCTGTATCTGGTGGACATGTACAGGGGAATCATCCAGCACGAAACCTATGTAACTGATTACCTGAGAGAGCAGATTTTGTCCAGGGGGCTTGAAAAACCTATAGGACTGGGAAGAATCTACAGGATTGTCCATGAAAAAAGCTGGTTTGATGAATTCGTTGACGTTTTTGAGGGTAATGAAAATACTGATCTGAACCAAGTGAGCGATGAAGAACTGCTTGAGTATCTTTCACATCCTAATGGCTGGTGGCGTGATGAGGCTCAAAGACTTTTGGTAGAAAGAAAGGCAGCGGTAATTCCCCAACTAAAAGCTTTGGTAAAAGAGGGAAATGCGGTGACTCAAATGCATGCCTTATGGTCATTGGAGGGGCTTCAACAAACTCATCCTGAGATAATTAAGCTCGGTTTACAATCTGAAGATATCAAGGTCAAAACCACCGCAATAAGGATAGGTGAAAGAAATGTGCATACTCCTTTCGCTGATGAAACATTGCGTATTTATAAAGGGTTAGCCGCTCATGACAGTCAGCAAATTCAATTACAGTTGGCTTTAAGCTTAGGTGAATATTTGCAATATGACTCACCTACAGTTCTGCCTTTATTAAGAGACATTGCACTAACCTATGGGGAAGATCCCTTGATCAGAGAAGCATTGGTGAGTAGTACTTATGGCAAAGAAAAGGAATATCAGGCCATGATTGCAAAAAGTAACTCTGATGATAACGAGATATTAAATGCTTTGGGAGAAGTCATCGCAAATGCTGAACTCAGTCGGCAAATGAAAGGAAAAGCTTTTAGCAAATCGGAAAAAGAACAGTTTGTGTTAGGAAAATCTCTTTATGAGCATACCTGTTCGGGATGTCATCAGGAAAATGGAAAAGGTGTAACCCCAATTGCTCCTCCGCTTGATGGGTCTGAATGGGTTACCGGATCAGAAGAAAGACTGATTTTGGTGGCCTTGCATGGTTTGCAGGGACCGGTAACTGTGAAAGGAAAAGTATATCAGGAACCTATGGTGCAGCCAATTATGCCCGGTCTGAAAGCCAATCCTGAATTTACAGATAAGAAACTTGCGGCGGTCTTAACTTACATACGAAATTCGTGGAGCAATGCCGCTGACCCTGTCAAGCCAGGAACCGTTAAAAAATTAAGAGAGCAGACCATAGGCAGAAAAGATCCATACACTGAACAGGAATTTATTCCATAA
- a CDS encoding 3-keto-disaccharide hydrolase produces the protein MKIIVPPIKLIYFTAILPFLFLFVSNNLIAQNGVGVLAPSTAEVYFDGSREMLEDKWTYWEGPRLAAELPIKWKIVEDPVDQGTAVNSNDPAAAGGKYGAADIVTKDKFRDFRLHIEFLIQNEGGNSGVYLQNRYEIQVLDGDTTSHGMAAVINETPSPYHAYNGIGNWNAYDIVFRAARFEDGKRTEKAMLTMYFNGKKVHENQTINQVWGGPNSGIDGGNDGGKGISDTPGGLKLQAEGHNVLYRNIWIEELNLEKADTDF, from the coding sequence ATGAAAATTATCGTACCTCCAATAAAGCTCATTTACTTTACTGCTATATTACCTTTTCTCTTCTTATTTGTATCAAATAATCTCATTGCTCAAAACGGGGTCGGGGTATTAGCCCCCAGCACTGCAGAAGTATATTTTGATGGCAGCCGTGAAATGCTGGAGGACAAATGGACGTATTGGGAGGGGCCCAGGTTAGCTGCAGAGCTTCCTATCAAGTGGAAAATTGTAGAAGATCCAGTAGATCAGGGTACTGCCGTAAATAGCAACGATCCTGCTGCGGCAGGTGGAAAGTATGGTGCTGCTGACATCGTCACGAAAGACAAATTCAGGGATTTCAGGTTACATATAGAATTTTTGATTCAAAATGAAGGAGGCAATAGCGGCGTATATTTACAAAACCGCTATGAAATTCAGGTGCTGGATGGTGACACAACTTCTCACGGAATGGCAGCAGTAATCAATGAAACACCTTCCCCTTACCATGCTTATAATGGTATAGGTAATTGGAACGCCTATGATATAGTTTTCCGTGCCGCTCGCTTTGAAGATGGAAAGCGTACTGAAAAGGCAATGCTCACCATGTACTTCAATGGAAAAAAGGTCCATGAAAATCAAACTATTAACCAGGTATGGGGAGGGCCGAACTCTGGCATAGATGGGGGAAATGATGGCGGCAAAGGGATAAGCGATACCCCTGGTGGATTAAAGTTACAAGCTGAAGGTCATAATGTGCTTTATCGTAATATCTGGATTGAAGAACTTAATCTTGAAAAAGCAGATACTGATTTTTAA
- a CDS encoding DUF1501 domain-containing protein: MSKKKDTINIASTLNRRTFLSKSAMGLGAAALGSMLNPSATFGKTTSGGILSSPHFAPKAKRVIYLFQSGGPSQLETFDYKPKLEKMNGEELPDSVRQGQRLTGMSAGQSSLPLAGSTYSFQQYGKSGSWVSELLPYTSQIVDELCFIKSMHTEAINHDPAITFFQTGSQLAGRPSIGSWLDYGLGSENENLPSFIVLVSKNAGGQPLYARLWGNGFLPSRHQGVQFRSGKDPVLYLNDPNGYHSSDRRSMLNYLKELNKAQLSIYGDPEIQNRIAQYEMAFRMQTSVPEVTDMSDEPDWVFDMYGPDSRDPGTYAANCLMARRLIERDVKFVQLYHQGWDQHNDLPAGIKSQCKKTDQASAALVRDLKQRGLLEDTLVIWGGEFGRTNYSQGKLTKDNYGRDHHPRCFTMWMAGAGVKKGFTYGETDEFGYNIVKDPVHVHDFQATLLHLLGIDHERLTFKHQGRRYRLTDVHGKIVKQILS, encoded by the coding sequence ATGTCAAAGAAGAAAGATACTATAAACATTGCAAGTACATTGAACCGCAGAACGTTTCTTTCTAAATCTGCTATGGGTCTGGGAGCTGCTGCATTAGGTTCTATGCTTAATCCTTCAGCGACATTTGGCAAAACTACCTCCGGGGGTATTTTGTCTTCTCCCCATTTTGCCCCTAAAGCAAAAAGAGTCATCTATCTATTCCAAAGTGGAGGTCCTTCTCAACTGGAAACTTTTGATTACAAGCCAAAGCTGGAAAAAATGAATGGAGAAGAACTTCCTGACTCCGTTAGACAAGGACAGAGGCTCACCGGGATGAGTGCCGGACAATCATCTCTGCCATTGGCAGGATCAACCTATTCATTTCAACAATACGGAAAAAGTGGATCCTGGGTGAGTGAGCTTTTACCCTACACCAGCCAGATCGTAGATGAGCTCTGCTTCATCAAAAGTATGCACACTGAGGCCATTAACCATGATCCGGCGATCACATTTTTCCAAACTGGTTCGCAACTTGCCGGTCGCCCCAGTATTGGCTCCTGGCTTGACTACGGGCTGGGTTCTGAAAATGAAAACTTACCTTCTTTTATTGTATTAGTATCTAAAAATGCCGGAGGACAACCGCTTTATGCCCGACTTTGGGGCAATGGTTTCCTGCCTTCCCGACATCAGGGGGTGCAATTCCGTTCCGGCAAAGATCCTGTCCTTTACCTCAATGATCCCAATGGTTACCACAGCAGTGATCGGCGTAGCATGCTCAATTATCTGAAAGAACTAAACAAAGCACAATTAAGCATCTATGGAGATCCAGAAATCCAAAATCGTATCGCTCAGTATGAAATGGCGTTTCGTATGCAAACTTCTGTACCTGAAGTAACAGATATGTCAGATGAGCCAGACTGGGTATTTGATATGTATGGACCTGATTCACGGGACCCTGGCACATATGCTGCTAACTGTCTTATGGCCAGGAGGTTGATAGAAAGGGATGTCAAATTTGTGCAGCTCTATCATCAGGGCTGGGATCAGCACAATGACCTGCCTGCCGGTATTAAAAGTCAATGTAAAAAGACTGATCAGGCCTCTGCCGCATTGGTCAGGGATCTCAAACAAAGAGGTTTACTGGAAGATACGCTGGTCATCTGGGGTGGTGAATTTGGCCGTACCAATTATTCTCAAGGTAAGCTGACCAAAGATAACTATGGGCGTGACCATCACCCCCGCTGCTTCACTATGTGGATGGCTGGTGCGGGAGTAAAAAAAGGCTTTACATATGGGGAAACAGATGAGTTTGGTTATAACATTGTCAAAGACCCTGTTCATGTTCATGATTTTCAGGCTACCTTACTCCATCTATTAGGGATAGATCATGAACGATTGACATTTAAACATCAGGGAAGAAGATACAGGCTTACTGACGTACATGGAAAAATAGTGAAACAGATTCTCAGCTAG
- a CDS encoding phytanoyl-CoA dioxygenase family protein codes for MQSPKDYSIDHQPVSQLFSQPQSADEWEQYRLSDEQVTFFHENGYLSNVKLLEEWQVDQLNEELAAIAEPSHPGNALFYEFHSNESSDPDAVLFHSLGHWRITPGFHDILWNPAFVMAASQLLGNQSVRFWHDQLFCKPALHGGVVAWHQDYSYWTRTQPMQHLTCWTGLDDANIDNGCLYYVPGSHKWGLLDKPELAGDMEGLMDYLNEEQKAEFNPVPIEMKKGYGTFHHPLMVHGSYANTSERSRRAFVINVFADGTLSNTDDVLLEGVPVVHRGNKMEGQFFPLLYEAENSAS; via the coding sequence ATGCAAAGCCCTAAAGACTATTCAATTGATCATCAGCCTGTTTCTCAACTATTCAGTCAACCACAAAGTGCTGATGAATGGGAACAATACAGGCTTTCTGATGAGCAGGTCACTTTTTTTCATGAAAATGGCTACCTCTCTAATGTCAAATTATTAGAAGAGTGGCAGGTTGACCAATTGAATGAAGAGCTGGCTGCTATCGCAGAGCCTTCACATCCTGGAAATGCTCTTTTTTATGAGTTTCATTCCAACGAATCTTCTGACCCTGATGCAGTACTATTTCATTCTTTAGGACACTGGAGAATTACGCCCGGCTTCCACGATATTCTTTGGAATCCGGCATTTGTGATGGCTGCCAGTCAGTTGCTGGGTAATCAGAGCGTTCGTTTCTGGCACGACCAATTGTTTTGTAAACCCGCATTGCATGGTGGTGTAGTCGCCTGGCATCAGGATTATTCTTACTGGACCCGCACCCAACCCATGCAGCACCTTACCTGCTGGACTGGCCTGGATGATGCCAATATTGATAATGGTTGCCTTTACTACGTTCCCGGAAGTCATAAATGGGGTTTGCTTGATAAGCCGGAGCTTGCCGGTGATATGGAAGGTCTCATGGACTATCTAAATGAAGAGCAAAAGGCTGAGTTTAATCCTGTGCCTATAGAAATGAAAAAAGGCTATGGAACCTTCCACCATCCTTTGATGGTACACGGCTCATATGCTAATACATCAGAAAGATCACGTCGTGCTTTTGTAATCAATGTATTTGCCGATGGAACACTATCTAATACAGATGATGTTTTACTTGAAGGGGTTCCGGTTGTGCACAGGGGAAATAAAATGGAAGGGCAGTTTTTTCCGCTCTTGTATGAGGCTGAAAATTCAGCATCATGA
- a CDS encoding DUF1553 domain-containing protein, producing the protein MGSVFFLPSCRGYEKPAEFKEVEAQLPEKVDYNLHVKPILSDKCFFCHGPDEASQEAGLELATPEGAFAALKDKPGEFAIVAGKPGKSEMFHRITSEDAEYIMPPPASNLKLTVYEKAVLTKWIEEGAEYKPHWAFIKPEKHDLPKVKQEEWIQNPIDQFVLAMLEQKGLQPSPKADKETLLRRLSLDLTGLPPTIEEIDGFLADHSDKAYEKVVDRLLDSPHYGERMAVNWMDASRYADTHGYTVDRYRPMWPWRDWVIKAYNENMPFDQFASWQLAGDLLPNASREQKLATAYNRNHAQNMEGGIVNEEFRVEYVADRTNTLGTNFLGLTVECARCHDHKYDPISQKDYYQLFGFFNQVDEAGQISWDDAMPVPTILLTDEKEDSLLAFIDQKIAETEKGIEKIKKEKKNEFEEAYKNRAFPKINKVKEGLQAHFTLDQLNQGQFASSISPKHKGNLADPVLVEGKFGKAVKLNGDEALDLGEVGVFGRANPFSISLWVNIPEQLKEGVIFHKGNGAILYNFRGYHLAIRDHKFELLMAHTWPYNNIIKLSTSAAPKKEWIHLAVTYDGSSKAKGLKLYVDGQEQQMLTEKDNLYKDILFPAMDKEPGLQLGARWRGVGFKNGLADEIKVYERALSAPEIASLAGTINISKESTNNAVKQGYYHYYLSHQVPAYKVQLKRLEKLRQQRNDIVEEVDEMMVMDELEENRPTYLLERGAYDAHGEKVEPGIPEKILPFPDSLSRDRLGLAQWLFHKDHPLTSRVIVNRFWQHYFGKGLVSTAADFGNQGNLPSHPRLLDWLAVKFRESGWDMKAMQKLIVMSATYRQSSLATQELLKNDPDNLLLARGPSGRLSAEMLRDHALASSGLLVKDIGGPSVKPYQPEGLWAFNGATYIQDQGHKLFRRSLYTFWKRTVPPPSMGTFDAPSRSYCVVERQQTSTPLQALILLNDPQFVEASRNIAYRVLTEKESQEERINLTYRLLTGRETQESEMKVLKKLLENENANFKDHPDKTAGWLSVGESDQMPDVSPQLLASYTVVASAIMNSDAFITKR; encoded by the coding sequence ATGGGGAGTGTCTTTTTTCTTCCCAGTTGCCGTGGATATGAAAAACCAGCTGAATTCAAGGAAGTAGAAGCGCAACTTCCCGAAAAAGTTGATTACAATCTACATGTCAAGCCCATTCTATCCGATAAGTGTTTTTTCTGCCATGGTCCCGATGAGGCCAGTCAGGAGGCGGGACTTGAACTGGCTACTCCCGAAGGTGCATTCGCTGCGCTTAAAGACAAACCAGGTGAATTCGCAATTGTAGCTGGCAAGCCTGGTAAAAGTGAAATGTTTCACCGTATCACCAGTGAAGATGCTGAATACATCATGCCCCCTCCAGCATCTAACCTCAAACTTACTGTCTACGAAAAAGCCGTGCTTACCAAATGGATAGAAGAAGGGGCTGAATACAAACCACATTGGGCTTTTATCAAGCCGGAAAAACATGACTTGCCCAAAGTAAAACAAGAGGAATGGATACAGAATCCTATTGACCAGTTTGTACTGGCTATGCTGGAACAAAAAGGGCTGCAGCCTTCACCGAAAGCTGATAAAGAAACTTTACTCAGGCGCCTTAGTCTGGATCTCACCGGATTACCTCCCACGATTGAAGAAATTGATGGGTTTTTAGCCGACCATTCCGATAAAGCTTATGAAAAAGTTGTAGACCGATTGCTGGACTCTCCTCATTATGGAGAACGGATGGCGGTAAACTGGATGGATGCTTCTCGTTATGCTGACACCCACGGTTATACGGTTGACCGCTATCGTCCCATGTGGCCCTGGAGAGACTGGGTAATTAAGGCTTATAATGAAAACATGCCTTTTGACCAGTTCGCAAGCTGGCAATTGGCTGGAGACCTGCTTCCCAATGCCAGCCGGGAACAAAAACTGGCTACGGCATACAATCGTAACCATGCCCAGAATATGGAAGGAGGCATTGTGAATGAAGAGTTCAGGGTAGAATATGTGGCAGACCGAACCAATACTTTAGGCACAAATTTTTTGGGCTTGACTGTGGAGTGTGCCCGATGTCATGATCATAAATACGATCCAATTTCGCAAAAGGACTATTATCAGCTATTTGGCTTTTTTAATCAGGTAGACGAAGCCGGGCAGATTTCCTGGGATGATGCCATGCCTGTACCAACTATTTTACTCACTGATGAAAAAGAAGACAGTTTGCTGGCTTTCATTGATCAGAAAATTGCTGAGACGGAAAAAGGCATTGAAAAGATAAAAAAAGAGAAGAAAAATGAGTTTGAGGAGGCTTATAAAAACAGAGCTTTTCCGAAAATTAATAAGGTAAAGGAAGGCTTACAAGCTCATTTTACACTTGATCAATTAAATCAAGGTCAGTTTGCAAGCAGTATTTCTCCTAAACACAAAGGAAATTTAGCAGATCCGGTGCTGGTGGAAGGCAAATTTGGAAAAGCGGTAAAACTTAATGGTGATGAAGCACTAGATCTGGGAGAAGTAGGCGTTTTTGGGCGGGCCAACCCATTCTCTATTTCACTTTGGGTCAATATTCCAGAGCAGTTGAAAGAAGGTGTTATATTTCATAAGGGAAATGGTGCCATACTTTACAATTTCAGAGGCTATCACCTGGCAATACGAGATCATAAATTTGAGCTGTTGATGGCGCATACCTGGCCTTATAATAATATTATCAAACTCTCAACCAGTGCTGCACCCAAAAAAGAATGGATACACCTTGCCGTGACTTATGATGGCAGTAGTAAAGCCAAAGGCTTAAAACTATATGTAGACGGTCAGGAACAGCAAATGCTGACCGAAAAGGATAATCTTTACAAAGACATCCTTTTTCCTGCAATGGACAAAGAACCCGGCTTACAGTTAGGTGCCCGGTGGAGAGGAGTAGGTTTTAAAAATGGCCTGGCAGATGAGATTAAGGTATATGAAAGAGCGTTAAGCGCTCCAGAGATTGCGAGTCTGGCAGGAACAATCAATATTTCAAAAGAATCAACAAATAATGCTGTTAAACAAGGATATTATCATTATTACCTCTCACATCAAGTACCAGCTTACAAAGTTCAGCTGAAAAGGCTGGAAAAACTTAGGCAGCAGAGGAACGATATTGTGGAAGAAGTGGATGAGATGATGGTCATGGATGAGCTGGAAGAAAATCGGCCTACTTATTTGTTGGAAAGAGGTGCTTATGATGCGCATGGAGAAAAGGTAGAGCCAGGAATTCCTGAAAAAATTCTTCCTTTTCCTGACTCACTAAGTCGAGATCGTTTGGGTTTGGCTCAATGGCTTTTTCATAAAGATCACCCTCTTACCTCCAGGGTAATAGTAAACCGCTTCTGGCAGCATTATTTTGGTAAAGGTCTGGTAAGCACAGCCGCTGATTTCGGAAATCAGGGAAATCTTCCCTCCCACCCCAGGCTGCTGGATTGGCTGGCTGTAAAGTTCAGAGAATCAGGCTGGGATATGAAAGCAATGCAGAAGTTAATTGTCATGTCTGCGACCTACCGCCAATCTTCATTGGCGACCCAGGAACTGCTGAAAAACGATCCGGACAATCTATTGCTAGCCAGGGGGCCATCAGGCCGACTCAGCGCTGAAATGTTGCGTGATCATGCGCTGGCTTCCAGTGGTCTGCTGGTAAAAGATATTGGCGGCCCCAGCGTGAAACCCTATCAGCCAGAAGGCTTGTGGGCTTTCAACGGAGCTACCTATATACAGGATCAGGGTCATAAGCTTTTTCGTCGTAGCCTTTATACATTCTGGAAACGTACTGTTCCTCCTCCATCTATGGGAACGTTTGACGCACCCAGCAGAAGCTATTGTGTCGTGGAAAGGCAGCAGACCAGCACGCCCTTACAGGCATTGATTTTGCTCAACGACCCGCAGTTTGTAGAAGCCAGCCGTAATATCGCTTACCGGGTTCTTACCGAAAAAGAAAGCCAGGAGGAAAGAATAAATTTAACCTATCGTCTGCTTACGGGCCGTGAAACTCAAGAAAGTGAAATGAAGGTATTGAAGAAGCTGTTAGAGAATGAAAACGCAAATTTCAAAGACCACCCTGACAAAACAGCAGGCTGGTTGAGTGTAGGAGAAAGCGATCAAATGCCCGATGTATCTCCTCAACTGCTGGCCAGTTATACGGTAGTTGCCAGTGCCATAATGAATTCTGATGCTTTTATCACCAAAAGGTAA
- a CDS encoding response regulator has protein sequence METKPVLIIDDDEISQMVLSVQLEKIVNTDDIIIKDDGAKALLFLDNILAHQKEKPCLIFLDLNMPQVSGYDFIKIYEEVYAPLLPNAQLMILTSSVRKKDQEMAKHYHSVKGYYKKPLEEFQLKEIMTIVESV, from the coding sequence ATGGAAACCAAACCTGTACTTATTATCGATGATGATGAAATATCTCAGATGGTTTTGTCAGTTCAGTTGGAAAAAATAGTCAACACCGATGATATTATTATTAAAGATGATGGTGCCAAGGCACTGCTTTTTTTAGATAATATTCTAGCGCATCAAAAAGAGAAACCCTGTCTTATTTTTCTAGATTTGAATATGCCGCAAGTTAGTGGCTATGATTTTATCAAAATCTACGAAGAAGTGTATGCCCCTTTGTTGCCAAATGCACAATTAATGATTTTGACCAGTTCAGTTCGTAAGAAAGACCAGGAAATGGCAAAGCATTATCATTCCGTAAAAGGCTATTATAAAAAACCACTTGAAGAATTTCAGTTAAAAGAGATCATGACTATCGTAGAAAGTGTATAA